The nucleotide window TTCCTGTACCTGTCTAGTTACAAGAACCTGATGGCCTTGCACAGCATGTAGGCACATGTAGAGAGAGACCAGTTCCCCCCACACACTAGGCCAACCCACGAGGCGTCATCTGTTAGCCTCTGGTGCTGACATGACAGGACTGGACACCATGGTTCCTGGCCATCGAGGCAATGATTACCAAGAGAGGTatctcagagaaagagaagaaacagagaggatTGTCCAGACAAGTAAGACATAGCATGGGGCCCCATCTGTGCGTAGTGTCTACTGGTAAAGTTAGCTTCAGGTTTAGAAGGTTAGTTTGCTGGCCAGAGGAGATGACGGAAGAAAAGCCGGAGTTTAGCTGGTTCCTCACAGGACTGTGCAAGCGTCGCAGCGGGAAATCTGGACTCACATTAAAACCTGGGGAAGAGCCAGTGTATAAAGAAGTGAGAGGTACAGTTAGGTGGATCAGCAGACAAAGAATCAAAACACACTGCTCGTAACCCCTAAGAGTCAGAAGGTTTCAGATGCTGagaaaaaacaatagaaaaattggGCAATGATCTTATCCATACCTTGCTAGAACTGTGTGCAAAGATATCTCATAATAATGCCAGTCGCTAGAGAGCTTGCTCCCCAAGGACAGGCAGAGAATTTCGTGCGACTTGTATTCTTACTCGTAGAGTGTTGTAATCGATGACACAGAATACGTGGATAAGATCAAACTCTTTTGGTTTCTCCCGTGAGGAGCAGGGGTCAGTCTAAGGTCCCCAGCATCTCCAGCCTTCCTCGATGACACCCGTACTCTGTGGACTGGATCACTAAGCCCCGCTAACCAACATTCCCCTCACAGATGGTATTGCTTCAGCGCTTTCAAGTGCCAAGTCTGTGTTCAGCACGAAGGCCTTGGTGAAAATGCAGCTTCTGAAGGATGTTGTGGGAGAAGACAAGTACAGAGTCAACAACAAGTACGACACGACCTACCCGCCTCTCCCCGTGGAGGAAGTGATACTGCGGTCTGAGTTCGTGATCGGGCAGGAGGTGGCCTACGACTTACTGGTCAACAACTGTGAGCATTTTGTGACCTTGCTCCGCTATGGAGAAGGAGTGTCAGATCaggtgaggtttttgtttgtttgtttggtttggtttggttctttgttttgttttgttttgttttgttttgttttgttttgttttgttttgtttttcaggaggcATGGGAAGCTGGTGTGGAGAAAATCCTACCTGTTATGATAAAGCTTTTAGGCTTCCCCCAAAAGGCAAACAATAAGAAAATGTGGAAAGACTGAAGGGCAGAGAAAGACACTGCTAAGAATGCAGAAAGTTAGTGAACGGACTGAAACTTGGACAGCTTGAAATTTGGGCTAGAAGGGACTCAAAGCAGAATCAAGTCCATAGCTTCCTCTCAGTCTTATCGACTCCATTTAGGCACAGTTTTCTCCATTACACCCCCATAGAGCAATCTCAAATCGTCAACGCCATGTACTGAAAATAATGTAGCAaaagggaagatgaataggaGGGGTTAATTTGTAGATTCTTCTCCAGTAGGGAATAGCGGCCACCCAATGCCGTGCCTTGATGGCTTGGTAAATGTTTCCTGTTTCCTTACAATACTAGTTTTCAATGAATGGTTATGATTTTAAGTAGCTGTTTGATTCCTCGAGCTTCTAAATGACTTCTAGGACATTAACTGACTCCAGCGTAACTTGCAGCCTCGTAGATTTCCAGCACTATTTTGTAGTATCATAGCGGATTCCCGACAAAGTGAACCTTTGCCTCCCTCGCCTCTACTAGGCCTGTCCTGGGCTCAGTGGGAGTCCATCTCTGCGGACTTGTCCCAAGGATCCTTAGGGTGACGCAAGAGAGTGAGTGAATAAAACTGTGAGAAGGGAGGCCCTCTTTGTccaacatacatacaaacatgttactttttaaacttaaatggCCCAAAGGGTTTAAAAAACTATTAACCTCCAGTAAGTT belongs to Peromyscus maniculatus bairdii isolate BWxNUB_F1_BW_parent chromosome 12, HU_Pman_BW_mat_3.1, whole genome shotgun sequence and includes:
- the Plaat1 gene encoding phospholipase A and acyltransferase 1 isoform X1; protein product: MAFRDCFSLAYPHNPRPADLIEVFRPGYQHWALYLGDGYVINIAPVDGIASALSSAKSVFSTKALVKMQLLKDVVGEDKYRVNNKYDTTYPPLPVEEVILRSEFVIGQEVAYDLLVNNCEHFVTLLRYGEGVSDQANRAVSTIGFVAAAIDIFTFLGLFPKRQRTKY